The DNA window GTGCGACGATCTCGTCGTTGCCGACCGTCAGCGACACGTCGCGCAGCACCACCGTCGAACCGTAGCTCAGGCCGACGCCGGTCACCTCCGCGGCTGGACCGGACACCGATCCGACGGAGGCGTCCTGTGTTGTGGCAGCAGCTGTTTCGTGGCTGATCGTCTGAGTCATCCCCGTTTGCCTCCTTCGCTCATTGTCGTCGGTATCGGGTGGTGTATCGCTCCAGTGCGCGCACGATGGCGTCGGTGATCAATCCCATTGCGGCATAGACGATCAGGCCGAAGATGACCTGGTCGATGCGCAGGAAGTCACGCGCGTTGTTGATCAGGTACCCCAGGCCCGAGGTGGCCGCGATCTGTTCGGCGACGATCAGGCTCAGCCATGCAATGGCCAGCGCCTGCCGCAATCCGACCAGAATCTGCGGCATCGCTGCCGGGATGATCAGCTCACGGATGGTTGTGATTCGCGAAAAGCCCAGTACCCGAGCAGTTTCCACCAGCCGCCTATCGATCTGGCGGATGGCACCGGAGGTGTTGAGATACAGCGGCAACATCGCACCCAACGCCACCAGCAGCACCTTGGGCACTTCGCCGATCCCGAACCACAGTATGAACAACGGGATCAGACCGAAGAGTGGCAGCGCTCTGATCGCCTGCATGTTGGGGTCGACCACGGCATCGGACAACCTGTTCAACCCGACCAGCACGCCGAGCCCGACGCCGACGATCACCGCGACGGCCAATCCGATTGCCGCGCGCTGCGCAGACGCCCCGATCGCGTCCACGAGTTGCCCGTCGACCAGCAGTTCCCATCCGGCCTGGGCGATCAGCGACGGCGCAGGCAACTTGTCCTGCGGCAAGATTCCCAGCGCGCTGCCCACCTGCCACAACACCAGGACCGCCAACGGTGAGCACACCCGGATACCGGTGTAGATGCGGTCGCGGCGAACCGATCTGTCGGATCGCGTGGCCGTGGACTGCGCACCGACCTCACCGACTGCAGTGGTCCCCGGGCTCGAAGTATGTTCGGCCATGGGGATCGACCGTATGGCGTCCCGGACCTCGAGCCCACCGTTGGATTCACGCTGACCGAATCGATCAGGACTACCGTTCGGTTCGCGTACCGGTGCGCGAACGCTGCCGCCTCGAACGGGCCGGTGGCCACCCCATAGGCTGGCTTCGTGACCGCCGACTCCCACCCGCAGGCGACCACCGGCACCCTGTGCGGCGTCGGCGCCTACTCGGTGTGGGGTCTGTTCCCGCTCTACTTCCATCTGCTGATCCCGGCAAGCGCGTGGGAGATCCTGGGCAACCGGATCGTGTGGACGATGCTGTGTTGCGTGGTCGTCCTCGCGGCGTTGCGCCAGTTCGGCTTTGTCCGTGGGCTGTTGGCCGACCGTCGGCGACTGGCCATGACCGCCGCGGCCGGTGTCGCCATCGCCGCCAACTGGGTCATCTACGTGCAGGCCGTCGTCACCGGGCACGTCACCCAGGCCTCACTCGGATACTTCCTCAATCCGCTGTTCACCGTCGCACTCGGCGTTCTCGTTCTCCGAGAACGGTTGCGGCCATTGCAGGTCGCCGCTGTCGTCGTCGGACTGGTCGCGTGTATCTACCTGGCCGTCGACGACGGACATGTGCCGTGGATCGCGCTGAGTCTGGCGTTCAGCTTCGGTCTCTACGGCCTGATCAAGAACCGCGTCGGCGGACACCTGACGGCGCTGCAGGGGCTGACCACGGAGACGGTGCTGCTCACACCGCCGGCGGCGATCATGCTCATCGTGCTCGCGGTACGTGATGAGAGCACCTTCACCACCGAGGGCTGGGGGCACACTCTGCTGTTGATGAGCACCGGAGTGGCGACCGCCATCCCGTTGCTGCTGTTCGCGGCTGCGGCCAGCCGCATCCCGCTGGTGTCGGTGGGACTGTTGCAGTTCATCACCCCGGTGCTGCAGCTGATCTGCGGCGTCGCAATCCTCGGTGAACACCTCAGCCCCGGACGATGGGTGGGGTTCGGGATCGTGTGGCTGGCGCTGGCCCTGCTCAGCATCGACGCCGTCCGCGAGGCAACCCAGACACGCCGTCTGACCCGACGGCGCATCGACGGCACCGCCATCTGAACCGTGGTCCCTTGACGGGTGACCCACACCCGTCCTACATTTAACCGAGTTGTTAAATGATCCGAAGGTGTCACATGGCCGCGACCGATCAGCTCAGCGTCGTCTTCTCGGCACTCGCCGACCCCACTCGGCGGGCGATCCTGGCCGAGCTGGCCGAGCGTGATGCCACGGTCACCGAGCTCACCGCACCTCTTTCCATCTCGATGCCGGCGGTCTCACGACATCTGAAGGTGCTCGAACACGCCACACTCATCTCGCGGTCACGGTCGGGAAAGTGGCGCGCGAGCCACCTCGAGGCGGCGCCACTGCGTGAGGCAGCCGACTGGATCGAGCGCTATCGGAAGTTCTGGGATACCTCCCTCGACCGCCTCGACGCCCATCTGGCCGCCATGCAGACCAACCGCGAGGAGACATGATGTACACCGGTCGCCCACAGATAGCGATATCGCGCGTCTTCGACGCGCCGCGATCGCTCGTCTATCGGGCCTTCACCGATCCGGACCACTTCGTGTCCTGGTGGGGTCCGACCGACAACGTGCTGCCGCGCAGCGAGATTGAGTTCGACATCCGCTCGGGTGGCTACCAGCGATGGACGGAGTTCTCATCTGCGGATCCCGACGTCCGGGTTCAGGTCCGCGTCGACCTCACCGACGTCACCGACGGCGAACTGCTCGACGGCCTGATGGCGGTCTCCGGCCGACTCCCCGACGGGTTCGCCCCGTTCGAGACCAGGCTCCGAGTGGAGTTCTCCGACGAGACCGACGGGCGAACCCGCCTGTCCATCAGTCAGTGGCTGCCCCGCCAGGTGACGGGCGGTGCCGAGCAGGGATGGCGAGAAGCGCTGACCAAGCTTGCAGCCGCGTTGAGTGCCACCCCCTCATCCCCTCAGAGCAATGGAGCGCAGTGACATGGCCAAGCTGATCTATGTGATCAACATGTCCCTCGACGGCTACATCGAGGACGCCACTGGCGCCTTCAACCTGTATCCGCACGACGACGAGGTGTTCGCGACCTACACCGAACTCACCAATCCGGTGGGTACGTTCCTCTACGGCCGTCGGCTGTACGAGACGATGGCGCCGTGGGAGACCGAGCCTGCGCTCGCCGCGCAGTCCGACCTCACCGCCGCCTTCGCGACCGTGTGGCAGGCAGCCGACAAGGTGGTCTACTCCACCACCCTGACCGCGTCGTCCACCACCCGAACCCGGATCGAGCCGCGCTTGGACCCGGCGTCGGTACGCGAGATGAAGCGAACGGCCACAGCCGATCTCACCATCGGAGGCGCCAACCTGGCCGGACAGGCATTCGACGCCGGGCTGATCGACGAGTGCCAGTTGTTCGTCTGGCCCAGCATCATCGGTGGCGGAAAGCCCGCACTACCGACCGGCACACGCCGGGACCTGGAACTCCTCCAAGAGCGCCGATTCGGCAACGGCGTCGCTCTTCTCCGATATCGTGTCCTGACCTGAGGCCACCACTGCTGTCAACCAGGAAGGCCGGTGTGACTCACTCTGACGCTTTCGACGAGATCACGGCGGCCATCAACTATCCGATGTTCGTCGTGACAACCCGACACCGCGCTGAACGCTCGGGCTGCCTCGTCGGGTTCGCGACGCAGACCAGCATCGACCCGCCACGTTTTCTCGTGGGCATCTCGCAGGCCAACCACACGCACGGTGTTGCCGCAAACGCCGAACATCTTGCTGTGCATCTGATTCCGCGGGACCATCTGGAGTTGGCGACTCTGTTCGGTGGCACCACCGGCGACACGACCGACAAGTTCGCCCGGTGCGCCTGGTCGGACGGGCCGCACGACCTACCGATCCTCGACGACGCCGCCATGTGGTTCGCCGGACGGATACTCGAGCGCATCGACATGGGCGACCACACGGGATTGCTGATCGAGCCCGACGCCGGCGAGGTCCGGACCGAGGCCCGCGGCCCCGAAGCCTGGGTTCGCTTCGCCGATACCAAGGACATCGAACCGGGACACGACGCGTGAATCACCCTGCAGCCGAACATCATCGCCGTATTTTTGAGCCACCTGGTGACTCAAAATACGGCGATCATGGCGTGTGCGGGTCGGCTGTTCGATCTCCGACACGAGACACTCGAATCAGGAGAAAGCGGTACGCACCAGACCTGCGATCTTCTCCAGGGTGACGTCATCGATCTCGTCGAGGTACCAGGCCGACGGTCGCAGCGTGCTGCCGGCTTCGCGTTCCACCGTGGCCTTCTCCGACAAACCCAGCGACATCACACCGTCGTCGAGCCGGAAGAACACCAGCACCGGTGTACTGCGCCCGGTGGCATAGCCCGGCATTCCGTACCAGATGCGTGGTTTGACCTTGGGTCCGGCGTTGAGAATCGTCTCGTGCAGACGCGCGCCGATCGTCGCATACGGTTCCGGAAAGGACGCGATCTTGTCCGAGACCGCCTTCGCATCCTTCGCGGTCTTGTCGGTCTTCACACTGGGCATGGTTGCCCACCTTTCTCTCGCGCCGCGTTCGCGGCATGGTGAACTCAACCGCCCCCGGTTGGGGCCGGTTGGGCAATCTCCAACGCGGACGTGTCCTGACCGTGATCAGTCCTCTCCGCGAATGTGTCAGACGAGCACTTCGTCATCGACTGCGCGAGGGCACCTATGGTGCCACCGACGAGGATATCAGGCGCTTCCGCGACACGGCCGGCATCCGGTGTTTGCGGCGCGGGCTACTCACCCCGCAACTCGGCGTGAGGAATGGATGAATCCTCGTGCAGCCAAGCATCATTGCCGTATTTCTGAGCCACCTGGTGACTCAAAGATACGGCGAACTCCTCACCGCTCGGTGACGCGCCCGCCCTCGACGCGCCAGTGCCGGTCGACGTGCACATTGGCCAGCATCCGACGGTCGTGTGTCACCAGCAGCAGTGCACCGTCGTAGGAGGCGAGTGCCGATTCCAGTTGTTCGATCGCGGCAAGGTCGAGGTGATTGGTCGGCTCGTCGAGCACCAGGACATTGGTGCCGCGGGCTTGCAGCAACGCCAACGCCGCCCTGGTGCGCTCCCCCGGCGACAGCTCGCTCACCGGCCGGTTGACGTGGTCGGCGCGTAACCCGAACTTCGCGAGCAGGGTGCGGACCTCGGCGCTGGTGAAGTCGGGGACGAACTCCTCGAAGCGCTCGGCGAGCGGCCGCGGACCGGTGAAGTGCCGACGCGACTGGTCGATCTCCCCGATCGCGACGTTGGCACTCAGACGCGCGTCGCCGCTGTCGGGTTCGAGATCGCCGAACAGCAGACGCAACAACGTCGACTTGCCGGCGCCGTTGGGCCCGGTGATCCCGATCCGCTCCCCTGCGTTGACCTGCAGCGACACCGGACCGAGAACGAAGTCTCCCCGTCGCACAACGGCATCGCTCAGCGTGGACACCACAGAACTGGATCGCGGCGCGGAGCCGATCGTGAACTCGAGGACCCACTCTTTGCGTGGTTCGACGACCTCCTCGAGCCGCGCGATCCGGCTCTCCATCTGCCGAACCTTCTGCGCCTGCTTCTCGCTGGACTCACTGGCCGCACGCCGGCGATGCTTGTCGCTGTCCGGGGCTTTGCGGATCGCGTTGCGCACGCCCTGACTCGACCATTCACGCTGCGTCCGGGCCCGGGCCACCAGGTCGGCTTTGCGTTCGGCGAACTCCTCGTATTCCTCACGCCGATGGCGTCGGGCGACCTCCCGTTCTTCGAGGAAGCTGTCGTAGCCACCACCGAAGACGGTGTTGGTGTGCTGCGCGAGATCGAGTTCGAGCACGCGGGTCACGCTGCGTGACAGAAACTCTCGGTCGTGGGATACCAGCACCACACCACCGCGCATCCCCTGCACGACCTCCTCGAGACGCGCCAGACCGTCGAGGTCGAGATCGTTAGTGGGCTCGTCGAGCAAGACGACGTCGAACCGCGAACACAGCAGCGCGGCAAGCCCGACACGCGCCGCCTGCCCGCCGGACAGGTCCGTCATGAGCGCGGATTCGGGTGCGGGCGTGCCGGTTTCGAGTCCGAGATCGACAAGTGTGGCGGCCAGACGTTCGTCCAGGTCGGGTGCGCCGGTCGCCAGCCAGTGATCGAGGGCGGCGGAGTACACGTCGGCCAGATCGTCGGGATGGGCACCGTCGGGCGGGTCGGCCAGCGCGGCGGCCGCCGCATCCATCGCCGCGGTGGCCGCGGCGCATCCGGTTCGCCGAGCGACGTAGGCGCCGACCGTCTCCCCCGTCACGCGGGCATGCTCCTGGGGCAGCCACCCGACGAAAGCATCAGCCGGAGCACGCGTCACGGTGCCCTCCAGCGGAGCGAGATCCCCGGCGAGGACCCGTAGCAGCGTCGTCTTGCCGGCCCCGTTGGCTCCGACGACGCCGACGACGTCCCCCGGTGCAACGGTGAGATCCAGATGGTCGAAGAGGACCCGGTGGGCGTATCCGCCCGCGACGTCTTTGGCGACGAGTGTTGCGGTCACTCACGCCACCTGCGGTCGTCGTCGTACCTGGCTGCGGTAGATGACGCAATCGAACAATGCCGACTGGATGATGACATCGGCGTGGAAGCTGTCAAGATCCAGCGGTCGCACATGCGGCTCGCGAATGAGGAAGTCATGCGACGCCGGACCGACGGTCTCGGCGTCGAGGACAAACGTGTCGCCACCGACCTCGGTGATGGTCGCCGTCGTCGCACCGTCCCAGGATCGGATGTGGGCCCAGTGCCGAATCCCGCAGCCCTCGATCGCCTCGATGAGGAGCCGGGCCACATACTCGTCGAAAACCTCAGTGGTGAGAGATCGCGCCGTCCGCACCGCAATGAGCGCGCTGCGATATGACACGCGGTGGCGTCGTGCATATTCGCGGGCCGCCCGCTTTTCGGCTGCATTGCTGGTCATGACCACGTAATCCGTTCTACGGCTCTGCCCGCGTTCGCACCGTATCGGATGAAAGCCACCAGACGGCAACGTCCTTCGCAGATCCGGCGGACCTTGCCCTCAACGCCGGTATCCGAAAGAACGCGGGTCTTCGGTATCCGGCTCGGGAGGCTATGCGAGTAGCACTGGGCCTGAGTCTAGCCCACCAGCGCAGGCGGACAGCCCCAGCACGGATGTGTGCTCTCCATCGGCCGAGGATTCACGAACGCTTGATGTAGAGGCCCGACCAACCCGAGATCGATCCGGTCACGGTGATGACCGGTCCTCCGCGCTCCGACGGGGCCCCGGCCTTGTCCTTGATGGAGGACCACCCCGACCGCGACAGATCCGGGTAGCGGATCTCCTGGGTGCGCCCTAAGCGGACCTTCACACTCGACGCCGAGACCTGGAGTTCCAAGTCCATGAGTGGCACACGAAACACGGCGTTGCTGAAGTCGAGGTCGGCGGTCCCCATCGAGCCGGTGACGAGTATGCGCGGCGGCACCTCCCAAACACCCCTGCGGCGCACGGTCTGCCAGTTCACGTCGAGCTGCATCGGCACGCTCGTCGCTGGTCGCGCGAGAGCTGCGGCCGGCTCGTCGGGAAACAGTGAGGCCGCGGTCGGCAGGCCGTCGACGGTAACGCGCAGCTGGCCGCGTGTGCGCGCGGCATAGACCGCACCCGACCGGTCCTCGAACGCGGTGACGTCGAGATACCCCGACGAGAAGGCATCGTTGAGCAGTCCGATGGCACGTTCCCGTTCTGGGTTCCCTACCAAGATGTCGTCTTTGTCGGTTTCGCCCATGGTCAACATGGTAGGGGTGGCCGGCACTGGCCGGCCGGGCTCATGCCGCGGGCAGAAAACCTGTCGCGGACGATGCCCGCAAACGACTACCGTCGCCGCCATGGGAACGCTCTACAGTGCGCCGTCGTCGGCGCGCAACACGAACATGGGTCGGCTGCGTCGCGCCTGACGGCGCGACGACTCATTGTCTTTCTCGCGCCGTCGACCGAGATGTCCATGCACCTCGGCCGCGAGATCATCGCCGTGTGCGGTTCATTCGCCGCTGCTGGGTTGCGCCACGTCACGATCCACGCTGGAGCGCACCGTGCCCACTTCCTCGTCACATGGCGGACGCCATGAGCTCGGACAGAACTTCCTCGTCCACCAGCCCACCATCCAACGCATCGTCGATCTCATCGACGCCACCGACGGGCCCATCCTCGAGATCGGCTCTGGCGGTGGCGCGCTCACCGCGCACCTGGCCGCCCTCGACCGGCCGCTGACCGCCATCGACATCGACGCACGCCTCATACATTCTCTGCGACAGCGGTTTCCACACATCAACGCGCTGCATGCCGATGTGCTCACCCACGTCATCGACGCGCCGGTGGTCGTGGGCAACATTCCGTTCCATCTGACCAGCGCCATCCTGCGACGACTCCTCGGCCATGACACGTGGACCGATTCCGTTCTGCTCGTGCAGTGGGAGGTGGCACGACGCCGAGCGGGGGTCGGGGGTGCCACCATGATGACGGCGCAAGCGGCGCCGTGGTTCGACTTCGCGCTACACGGCCGTGTTCCGGCCCGCGCCTTTCGACCGGCGCCCACCGTCGACGGCGGAATCCTCACCATCGCACGCCGTCGCCGGCCGCTGATCGATCCCCGCGACCGACGTC is part of the Gordonia bronchialis DSM 43247 genome and encodes:
- a CDS encoding ABC transporter permease, with protein sequence MAEHTSSPGTTAVGEVGAQSTATRSDRSVRRDRIYTGIRVCSPLAVLVLWQVGSALGILPQDKLPAPSLIAQAGWELLVDGQLVDAIGASAQRAAIGLAVAVIVGVGLGVLVGLNRLSDAVVDPNMQAIRALPLFGLIPLFILWFGIGEVPKVLLVALGAMLPLYLNTSGAIRQIDRRLVETARVLGFSRITTIRELIIPAAMPQILVGLRQALAIAWLSLIVAEQIAATSGLGYLINNARDFLRIDQVIFGLIVYAAMGLITDAIVRALERYTTRYRRQ
- the rarD gene encoding EamA family transporter RarD, coding for MTADSHPQATTGTLCGVGAYSVWGLFPLYFHLLIPASAWEILGNRIVWTMLCCVVVLAALRQFGFVRGLLADRRRLAMTAAAGVAIAANWVIYVQAVVTGHVTQASLGYFLNPLFTVALGVLVLRERLRPLQVAAVVVGLVACIYLAVDDGHVPWIALSLAFSFGLYGLIKNRVGGHLTALQGLTTETVLLTPPAAIMLIVLAVRDESTFTTEGWGHTLLLMSTGVATAIPLLLFAAAASRIPLVSVGLLQFITPVLQLICGVAILGEHLSPGRWVGFGIVWLALALLSIDAVREATQTRRLTRRRIDGTAI
- a CDS encoding ArsR/SmtB family transcription factor → MAATDQLSVVFSALADPTRRAILAELAERDATVTELTAPLSISMPAVSRHLKVLEHATLISRSRSGKWRASHLEAAPLREAADWIERYRKFWDTSLDRLDAHLAAMQTNREET
- a CDS encoding SRPBCC family protein encodes the protein MMYTGRPQIAISRVFDAPRSLVYRAFTDPDHFVSWWGPTDNVLPRSEIEFDIRSGGYQRWTEFSSADPDVRVQVRVDLTDVTDGELLDGLMAVSGRLPDGFAPFETRLRVEFSDETDGRTRLSISQWLPRQVTGGAEQGWREALTKLAAALSATPSSPQSNGAQ
- a CDS encoding dihydrofolate reductase family protein, which produces MERSDMAKLIYVINMSLDGYIEDATGAFNLYPHDDEVFATYTELTNPVGTFLYGRRLYETMAPWETEPALAAQSDLTAAFATVWQAADKVVYSTTLTASSTTRTRIEPRLDPASVREMKRTATADLTIGGANLAGQAFDAGLIDECQLFVWPSIIGGGKPALPTGTRRDLELLQERRFGNGVALLRYRVLT
- a CDS encoding flavin reductase family protein → MFVVTTRHRAERSGCLVGFATQTSIDPPRFLVGISQANHTHGVAANAEHLAVHLIPRDHLELATLFGGTTGDTTDKFARCAWSDGPHDLPILDDAAMWFAGRILERIDMGDHTGLLIEPDAGEVRTEARGPEAWVRFADTKDIEPGHDA
- a CDS encoding DUF1801 domain-containing protein, with protein sequence MPSVKTDKTAKDAKAVSDKIASFPEPYATIGARLHETILNAGPKVKPRIWYGMPGYATGRSTPVLVFFRLDDGVMSLGLSEKATVEREAGSTLRPSAWYLDEIDDVTLEKIAGLVRTAFS
- a CDS encoding ABC-F family ATP-binding cassette domain-containing protein is translated as MTATLVAKDVAGGYAHRVLFDHLDLTVAPGDVVGVVGANGAGKTTLLRVLAGDLAPLEGTVTRAPADAFVGWLPQEHARVTGETVGAYVARRTGCAAATAAMDAAAAALADPPDGAHPDDLADVYSAALDHWLATGAPDLDERLAATLVDLGLETGTPAPESALMTDLSGGQAARVGLAALLCSRFDVVLLDEPTNDLDLDGLARLEEVVQGMRGGVVLVSHDREFLSRSVTRVLELDLAQHTNTVFGGGYDSFLEEREVARRHRREEYEEFAERKADLVARARTQREWSSQGVRNAIRKAPDSDKHRRRAASESSEKQAQKVRQMESRIARLEEVVEPRKEWVLEFTIGSAPRSSSVVSTLSDAVVRRGDFVLGPVSLQVNAGERIGITGPNGAGKSTLLRLLFGDLEPDSGDARLSANVAIGEIDQSRRHFTGPRPLAERFEEFVPDFTSAEVRTLLAKFGLRADHVNRPVSELSPGERTRAALALLQARGTNVLVLDEPTNHLDLAAIEQLESALASYDGALLLVTHDRRMLANVHVDRHWRVEGGRVTER
- a CDS encoding DUF1707 SHOCT-like domain-containing protein, which produces MLTMGETDKDDILVGNPERERAIGLLNDAFSSGYLDVTAFEDRSGAVYAARTRGQLRVTVDGLPTAASLFPDEPAAALARPATSVPMQLDVNWQTVRRRGVWEVPPRILVTGSMGTADLDFSNAVFRVPLMDLELQVSASSVKVRLGRTQEIRYPDLSRSGWSSIKDKAGAPSERGGPVITVTGSISGWSGLYIKRS
- the erm gene encoding 23S ribosomal RNA methyltransferase Erm — its product is MPTSSSHGGRHELGQNFLVHQPTIQRIVDLIDATDGPILEIGSGGGALTAHLAALDRPLTAIDIDARLIHSLRQRFPHINALHADVLTHVIDAPVVVGNIPFHLTSAILRRLLGHDTWTDSVLLVQWEVARRRAGVGGATMMTAQAAPWFDFALHGRVPARAFRPAPTVDGGILTIARRRRPLIDPRDRRRYERFVGDVFTGRGRGIAAILRRHADGRRVADALRRSGVGPWALPRDLDVAQWVSLWTTIGKR